GAGGGGCGTATGCAATCTCGCAGAGATCCAGCATAAGCTTTGATACCGACCAGTGGCAGTTTGGGTCCTTGCTCGACCAATCCATGGCGAGTATTTCAAGTGGCGTTTTCTCTTCCGCATGAGTTGGTCCCAAACCGCCTCCCTCTCCGATCTCGGTTCCGCTGTCGGTCGGACTCTGGAACAGCCTCAGAGCGATCGTAAGCAACGCAGCGGCAGTTGCAAGAGAGCCAAAAACACGTGCCGTTTTCGAAGCGATTGGGTTGAGAAATCTCAGCGCTGACACGACAACGAAAGCGATTCCGAAACATGCGATGTAGGGTGCCATTCGACTCAGCCAGCATCCGGCAACCAACAAAACGAATGCTAATCCGAGGCGCAGATAGGTGGTCTTGGGAGTTGAGGCGACCGTCGAAGCAAGACAGACGCCGAAACCAGCCACCACGCAAAGTATGCCAACTGTGCCCATTGTTAGACTGCCCCTATCAGATAACAGAAATGTCGAATCCACATCTGATCGTATCAAAAACTAACGGAACTGCGTGGGCTGATAAGCCCGTATGAAGGTCTCTCACGAGATTCGTGAGGCAGTGCTTCGCAATTTCAAGACCACTTCCTCGCATTCCACGTATCTCTCTGTGGCTGGCGACGACTCTCGCCGAATTTCTCGAAATCCACACTTCTCGAGCACTCGAATTGAAGCGACATTACTCACTGCAACACGAGCATGAAGAGGGCGAATCGGAACTTCCAATAACAGCAGATTCAAGGCTTGAGTCGCAACTCCTCGTCCCCAGAACTCTTTGCCAATCCAATAGCCGATTGAATCAACACCATCACATTTGAAGCAAGAAATACATCCGGCGAGAATATCTCCCGCTTCAATCGCCCTGACGATCACACTTGAATCACAAAGGATTCCCTCCCAATGTTCGTCGAACGCTTCTCCACTTCGGGGATGAGTAAGTGCCAACTGATTTGCTTCTGGGTCGAGTTGAAACTCGTAGAGAAGCGGAAGGTCGTTGGGTTCAATGTTCCGTAGCCGAATGTTCGCCGTTACGTCACTGCTTGTCGCCGAAGAGAAGCTCTTGTTGTCCGTAGAATTCATGACTTACTCTTCTTTGCCGCAAATCCCGACTCGTCACCCTGAAAGAACATGATCATCCCGCTGAGTTCTCCGCCTTCCAGCATCGCCCAGCCACGCCCTGATGTCTGCTCCATTTCATCGAAGCCTTGGAAGCTAAATTAAACGGCAGGCTTGTCGTCACGTTCCGTTTCTTGCCAGTCGATATCGCACCTGACGTTGCCGAAGTGGAATTCGCCGAGACCGTTCTTCTTGAATTCGATGAAGCCCGGCACTTCGGCGTCAACGAAGTCCTGATCCCACAACTCCATTGATGTGATTCGGTAGCGGCCTACGAACTGCGACTTTTTTATTGCTGAATTTTCGTTTGGAATCGTTGACACCGACTTCGCACAAGGGCGGAAAGATCACGTATGTGGGTGCAGTTCGCAATGGGTGCAGTTCGCAATGAGATACGGATTGGCAAGCTAGAGTGGATTGTCAATTTCCCGGACATCGGCCTTTTTGAAACAATGAAGTCCACCGAATTCAGAATCCTGTCTCCAAATCGGAACATCGAGTTCCTAGTATTTCATTTGCGTCTACGCTTCTGTCTGTTTTTTGACTTTCTTTCGACATGGCGTCTTCGCTTTGGGTCTGTGAGATTTCGGATTCGATTCTCATAGTGCTCAATTGTCTTTTTCCTCTTTTCCTCCCAATCTGCTTCTTCTTTCTTGAGTTTTGTGTCCAAAGCTTCCTTCCGCTCTAACGCTCGTTTGAGTTCCCTTCTTAGTTGAGTCTTCTCGCTAGTCTGCTCTCGCCAGAACATCTGAGACACGAACAGTGGCTTCGCCAAGTCTGACACAGACTGGAATTCTTCATCCAATTCTTCGACTGACCTCTTCGCTTCTCCTTCGACGGCAGAAATGAAGGAAGCTTTTTCTCTTTGATAAGACAGTCTACTGGTGCTGATTAACGGCTCAAAATACGAGCGAAATGCGTCTTCATCAATAAGTGAGATACCCAATTCAGAGTATTCGGTCGCCATCGCCTCAACAATGGTAGCGTCATCTTTACTGTCGGGGCACAGCAACGACAGATGACGAAAAAGCATCTCTGGCTTCCAAGTGAGTACGCCATATTCACCTCCGTACATCTGATCGAGAAGTTGACTGCTGCTGACAAAATACGCTGGGGCAAGACCTTCGAAATCACTGACCTTGCCTCCTCGTTCCTCTGCAAGTAGGCACAGCACCTCAGCCTCGACGAATGCTTGCTTTTCGCCACCTCGACCTGTGCCCCTTCGAGCACGTTCTTCCTCGATTTTCTTAGCGACTTCCGATATGGACAACTCGGCGTCATCAGATACGTCGTCCTCAACACTTACAATCTCCACACCGACTTCCTGAACACGCTTCACGGCTTTATCAAGCGTGTCGAGGGAGAGGAAACGACGATATTCGCTAAACCGACGCAGCGTTTGTTTTCGTGAAAGTCCAACAAATCCCTCTATGTAGGGATTTTGCCGGTAAGTTGCGCCATTGAAGACTTGGAGCATGAATTCCATTTCCTCTTCAGCAGTTAATCCTTCGCACATGTCCGTCGCCCAGCTAAGACCTTTGAGCGACTCCTCTATTAAAGCCTCTGTTGTCGTCAGAGTTATCCCAAGCTGTTTGGACTTGTTGCAGATTTCCTGAGACAATCTGCTGATCGGTGACCCTACTGCAAACAAATAGATCAGCACGTTCGAGTCGAGCAGCCAACTTGACTGACTAAGCAGGTCTGTTCGGGGTTGTGACGCAAACTGCGCTGAACCGAAGATGTGTACTGCAAAGAACCCCTGAGAAAGGCGGGCCAAGAATGATCGCTGGGCTTCCGTGGGCTTGGTAAACAGATCTATTGCGAAATCGACAACGGTTTGACGGGCTTCGAAAGACTCAATCCAACTCATGGAACGAGTAATGGCCTCAAACAACTCGGCCATGTCGACTGGTTCAAAAGCCTGATCTCTGAAAATGAATGATGCTGCGGCAACTCCTCGTCGTCGGAAGACATCTGCAATAGATGAAACAAGTGAAGTTTTCACTCGACTGACGTCTTCGGTCGAAAAACCGTTTGCTGTCAGATGTGCAATTAGCGTGCTGACAACCTCCTCATCTTGCAGCTTCGCTTGTATTTTTGTGTTGCCCAATTCCGATTTGCCATCGTCGGTCAGCTTCCACGACTCTCCATCGAGCGAAAGCAATCCGCTCTCGGACAAAGATTCAAGTATCTCTGGAAGTGCAGATGCCGTGGTGGGTAGCGCCTGAAGCGTATTTGGAATCAGCTTCTTGCGAATTTCTTCTTCGTCGCAACCTGTGGGGGAACGATCCAAGGTGCGGAGGATCTGAGGACGAATAAGACGCCGCAAGATCGTTGCGTCGGTTGATTTGTCATAAAGAGAATTTGAGAAAAGCAGCGAACTGGCAAAGTCAATTTCGTCTTCCGTAATTGGGTCAAGGGGGAGGTGTGCAATCTGGCGACGAGGGATTACAAACCGTTCTATGCCCTTCAAGAGTGTCTGCAATTCCCTGTGGTTTCTGTTTCCGCTGTACGGGATGATGTGTATGTTGTACTTGCTCAAGTATTCGTCAATGTCCTCTTTTTGGACATCTGCTGCGATCATGAAAATTGTTCTCTTCGAAGGAGCAATCTTTTTAGCGGACTCCAATATCGTCTGGATGTCCGGGTCTCGCATACTGTGGCCGACAATAAGAATGGGAAATGTTCGAAACAGCGAGACCAGTGTTTCCCGAAAATATCTGTGCGAGTCTTCGGTTTTGAAACACTGATAGTCGTCATCTGTCAAAACTACAGAATCGCCGTCGTCGAGCGTTCCATGTAGGTGGACGATCTGTTTTGTCATTCCAACGGATAGTTGAGTCAATTCGGGCTTCGAGTTCGATAGCACCGAACAGAATTCTGTATCAAATTCAAGATGGCGAATGATCTCCGAATCCCAATTTGTCGTGAGGTAGAACTTTAAGGGCCACGAAGTCAGACACGAGTACGCACTCCCTTTCTGCGACGACCCCCTGAGCAACGCTTCATGACCGTCGAGTCGCTTCTGTATGTGTGTCAGGATTACATTACGGTCAAGCAACGTTTCTGCGTACTTGAATATCTTTGGGTAATCGTCTTTCTCAAAAAGTCGGGCGAATAAGTCTTCCTCGAATTTATCTCCCGAAGCTTCTTTGGCGAGAGCCACAGTCTCTTCAGCGAGCGTCTTCCACGACGGAAATCTCAGTTCATTGGAGGGGCCGGAGCCAATGACTGCAATGCACTGTCCCGAATTCAAGGCAGCGATGAGTTCTTTGGGTATTTGCCGCATGGCATGATCCTTGAAATGGGATTCTTCTATTCGCACTCGACTGGCTGGATTGTTGCCATCACCGTTCCATTGACATTTCGTGCCTGAATGAACACTTCACAGTCCATCAGGTAGCCGCCTTTTGAGAAGGTCCATGTGCTCAAATTTTCCTCTCCTGTCGCATCCGTGAGGTCTTCCTGAAATGCCATGTGAATGACCGATGATTCCGGTACACGCATGTTCCATCGGGCTGTCAGGTTCATCTCGCTTGCGGCGTCGTTCGGCACAGCCCGCTGTATACGCAACTTCTTCTTCGGTTTGTCGTCATCGAACATCGTCATCTGGCTCAATCCCCGACGCTCACCGACCGAATATTCCATGCTTGCTTCGGTGTAGAGCAGTGGCGTAGCGAGTCGCCGGTGACAGGCATACAGCGTCGATTGAAAACTCGCATGGGGGCAGAACTCTTGACGAATCGCTTCGACAATGTCGAAAGTTAATCGATCCCCTGCGGAGACATGCTCGCCAAACAGAGGCGTGAAGATCGAATCGTAGAAGCCAACGTGACCGGCAATTTGATCCATGAGCCTTTCCAACGGTTCATCGCTGGAGCGGAACACTTGCCGCTCGCAATCGGGCTCGACCAAGAGATGAGCAATTTCGTGCCAGCGTGTAAAGAAACGCCTTGCAGCCTTATCTCCACGGCAGTCAATCACGGCAATGTGGGCGCCATCTTTCAGCAGGACCATTGTACCGAATGTGTCGGGCGTGAGATCGTTTTCGACGATGTGTGCGAATACGATCTCGCCCTTTTGCACGTACCGACGTTTCAGGTCAGCCAGATCGTCGTCATCGTGAACTTCTTCAAAAACAACGTTCAGTTTTTTCGCAACAACAGCCTCAAGTACGCTAACCGATGTCACGCCCCCAGCTTCTTGAACCCACGTGTCTATCTGGGCTTGGCAAAAATTGACAATCGCTGCGACCGGAGAACCAGTTAGCCCCAATTCTTCAGCGAGATCAACAACGTCTTGTTCCTGATCCAATATGCTCATAGGAATTCCTTCACCGCCTCATAGAACTTCTGCCAATCGACCTTGTCCAGATGGCCTTTCTTTGTACTGCTTCGGTGCGCAATGATCTGATTTTGCATCTCTAGAAGAGCGATCGCTTGTCGAAAACTGATCCCTTCGTCGCCTGCAAACTCGGCCAGAGCTTTCGGTATCTGGACCTCTTTCTCTGGTTCTCTAGTCGCTTTCTTCTTGGCGTCTTTGCCCGTCATCAAGTAGTCCAGCGACAAACTCAGCGCACGGGCGATATCGAGGAGCTTGTCTGCTCCTACATTGCGTTTGCCGTTCTCGAGGTCTGACAGGAAACTCTTGCTGATGTTGGCTTTGGTCGCCAAATCATCTTGAGTCCAATCAAGCTCGTCACGTCGTTCTTTAATGCGTTCACCGACTGTTGCCATGGCGGCACAACCTTTTTCTGCAACTGCATAAACGTAAATCCACGAGCATGCTACGGTTTTGCCGTGTCCGCTTCAACCAGAGATCCCGATTCGCCAGCTCCTTGACATCTTGCATAGCGAACACATAGCATGTAGCGATATTCGTGATTGCGGCGAGTTTGCCGCTTCAGTGTTTCTTTGGTATGCCACGGAGAAATCGAGATGGCTTGGAACGAAAAACGCTCGAAAGAGCGAGTTAAGAAGAACGACTTCAGCGATCTGGACCTGAACGTTAAGGACTTAGCCCGGTCAATGGACTTCACGAAACTCGGAAAAAAGGACGTTCGACGGGCTGAGGGCGTTCACCTGTATGTGGACGTACCTAATTTCCACCGGGCAGTGGACGATGCTGGTAACGACAAGCAGAAACAGCGAAAGCTCGTCCGAGCGTCCAGCGTACTTCGGCGAATCCAAGGGAGCTTGATGAGCGATGACGACGTTGGTGACATTCAGCGACAAACCGTTAGAGCACATGGTTTGGTGTTCAAACCGTACAACGGGAAAGATGAGCCAAAAGACGCTGAGCGAGCGAAGCAAGCTGTTATTCACGCTATCACCCAGAACACATACGTGTTGGACGTGTTCAATAGTGTCTTTAGCGACGTTCGAGACTTCAGTAGCGCTGCTGGGCTCGCCAGCGGAACGAGCTACGTTTGCAACATCGGCAAGAATGGGAAACGAGAACTCATTTCGCTTGGCACTTGCGCCAACCTTTCAGCAAAGATCATCGGCGGTAGGGATTCGATCACCATCACCGCCGAGATGTATGACGTGCTGCCGAAATGCCTTCAAGATGAATTTGTGAAGGACAAAGAGGTCTCTGATGTGCAAACCTATCGTGCAACAGGGATTCGCTGGGGTCGCAACAGCGACTTGGCAGATGAGCTTGGGGTTGATTGGGACGAGGGGAAGTGGAAGAAGGAAACCAAGAAGCATCGAGACAATCTTCCGCTCGACAAGATCACGATTTCCGAAGCAACAACACTGATTGATTTAACAAAGCTGACGGAGCGGAACTGCAAGCGGACAGAAGCAGTAACGTTCTATGCTGACCTCGATGGTTTCACTCGCTATGTGCAAGAGGCTGAGACAGACGAAAAAGTCATCAGCCTCATCCGCCAGTTCCACATGATCCGGTCAGAGTTCCACTCCGTAGTGGAATCTGACTACGACGGACTCCCGTTGCAGCATCGTGGTGATTGCATCCTTGGCATCATGCACCTGCCCTCCGGTGCAGGGAAACACAAAGGACGCTGCAATGATGCAGTGGATATGGCCATCGGCCTCCAGTCATCAATGGAGCACGTCTTAAACGATCATCTGACAGATCGTGAGGAGATCCATGTTGCCATTGGCATGGACGTGGGAAAGGTGATTGTGTCAAGGCTTGGCAAGCAAGGTGAACGGATCACGATCTGTTTCGGCCCAGAAGTTACTGAGGCTGAGCGACTTCAAGTAATTTCCAAAGCAGAGCAAATTCGCATAGCAAGTGACATTTTTGACGAACTAGACGACGAAGATGTCACCGAGGAATTTACTAAACGTGGATCGGCATTCGTTGCCACCAATTTGACTCGCCCCAAACTCGACGAGAAGAAGGAAGAGAAAGCAGCGGAGGCTGGAAGCCTTGGTGCGTGCGTGAACGAAGGGCTTGTCCGAGTGACAACAAAGGCGACCGCCCCAGCGGCTCGACCATGGCACGACAGCAAGCCTTGGAGGTCGGAGTAAGCCAATGTGTTGGCACAAGGCCAATCCTGACCGATGGAATCAGGAACAAGCAATCGCATCGCAACTGCTTGACAATTTTGAAGCCGAAATCACCTCAAGCGAAACGGCGATCATCCGGGGCTCGTTTGATGTCTGCTCCGAGAACGGGCACCTCTACGAGTCGGTGAAGTTGCGCATCGAGTATCCAGCTGCGTTTCCACTCAGGAACCAACCGCCCTCGGTCTATCTGGAGAGCCATCGGGATCGTTGGAAGAACTCTGGAGATAGCCACATCGAAGGCGATTGGCGGCTTTGCCTGTTCGTTCCCGGCGAATCAGGAATCGAATTTGCTGATGCTTCATCGCTCAATGATTTGTTTGCGGTCATTCAGACATTCCTGTTCAAGCAACACATCTTTCAGAAGCGATTGGCGAAGTCATTCCTGACGGGTGAAGGTGCCAAGTGGCTGGGCGAAGACCGCTCGCATGGTGAAGAGGGAATTCGAGAAGCGATTCGGGCAAAGGGTGGCGTCGGCAGAAACGAATCGTGCCCCTGCGGTAGCGGAAAGAAGTACAAGCATTGTCACTTACGAAAGTTCCAACGTTGATGGCCGACAGCGGTCACGAGGTGTATGAAAATGATAGAGCGATTTGAAGGTGATGAAGGTAAGCGGCGTTTGATTGGAGAGCTACGCAATCAGACGATTGCATTTGGAAGTGATAACCTAGCGTCGGCACTGGCGGAGGTTGCTGAACTCAAAGAACTGAAAATAGGAGATGTGCTTATCGAGCAAGGTGATGAGGACACGGAAGTCCATTTCGTCATTGCTGGTAGCTTCGCAATCAAAGCGAACGGTCGCCAAGTTGCTGAGCGACACGCTGGCACACACGTCGGTGAAATGGCTTTGATTGACACAAAGTCCGCTCGGTCGGCGACGGTTGTTGCATCAACTAAGTCGGTCGTTGCGACTGTTTCTGAGCCAGACTTCAGCAATGCGGCAAACGATCACCCTGATCTGTGGCGTCGAATCTCCGTGGAGCTTTGTGATCGCTTGCGAAATCGAAATCGCCTGATTCGACCCCCGAATGAAGTACCGAACGTCTTCATCTGTTCGTCGAGTGAGAACCTGATTTACGCAGAGGCTATCCAGTTGGGGTTAGAGCATCATGCGAGCGATGTGACGGTATGGAAAGACCAAGTTTTCGGTGCTTCAAAGCAAACCATGGAAGACCTAGAGCGAGAACTTCACTTGGCCGACTTTGGAATTGCGATTTTGATGGACGAGGATGTTGTTCAGGCGAGAAACGAGAGTAAGGCGGCACCTCGGGACAATGTGGTTTTTGAACTTGGGTTGCTCATGGGTCAGCTAGGCGGATTGCGCGACATTGGATAAGATGGTATAGATGGCAACCTTCAGTGGTAGCTGTCCATTTCAGCTTGGAGACTGGTCTTTTTCTGTCGGTTAGATTTTGATACGACAGGTGGATGGACACGGATGTCAGTCAGATCATCGCTGTGGAAGTGAAGCAGCTTGTGCTTAGCCTGCAGCGTGAGGTTGCGGAGCTGCGGGACGAGAACCGGCGGCTGCGTGATCGGATTGAAGAGCTCGAAGGTAAGAACCCCACAGAGCGACTCGACGAGGCGTTTTCGGTGACGGCGGAAGAGAGACGCCGCGCTGAAACGGGCCGCCGAAAAGGTCGCAAAAAACAATCCTCGGCGCGTCGCGGTCGTCGCACAACCGAGCAGAAAGCGGACAACGCCGAACGACGCGAACTCATTCTGCCGGAAGGTTACAACGTCGCAGAGTGCCGTTTCGTTCGGGAACGTTTCGTCTGGAGAGTGATCAACGGCCAAGCCGTGCAGGTCGTCTATGAAATCTATCACGGCCCCAACGGCGAGAAATCCGAAATTCCGGGCGTGTGGCCGCGGTCCGAATTCGGCATTGAAGTTCATATCGCGCTGGCTCGCATTGTGACCATCACGGGACTGTCGATCGACAAGACGTGTGCATTGATTGAATTCTTCTGGAATCTGCCGCTCGGCAAATCCCAGGCGGACGCTCTGTTGAATCAACTGGCACGGCGTTGGGAACAGGAATTCGAATCTCTGTGTGACCTGATGGCGTTCAGTGCGATTGTGCATGCAGACGAAACCAGTTGGAGTATCAACAGCGTGTGGGCTTTTTTGTCGGAGAAGGCGCGCGTGCTGATCTTCGGATGCCGCAAAGACGGCGACACACTGGCTCAGATCCTGTCGAAAGAGTTGTTTGGAGGCGTGCTTGTTTCGGACGATGCGGCCGTGTACCGAGGTTTCAGTCACGCACAGAAATGCTGGGCTCACCTGCTGCGGAAGGCCATCCGTCTGACGCTGCTGAAGCCGGACAACGAAGAGTACCAGCGACTGCTCGACGGCCTGCTGGAAATTTTCTACGCGGCCAAACGCCACGCCGCCGATGGTCGTCTTGGCGATGCCGGTCGTGCGGCGAAGGTCGATGAACTTGATAACACGCTGGCGGCTCTGCTGGTGCGTTACTGCGCCGAGGATTCCGATGTTCGGGCGGCCGACTTCGGCAAGGATTTTGACAACCTGGTCTCAGAACTGATTCGGCTGATGACGGAAGAGGAGTTGTTTTGTTTTGTGACAAGCCCGGCCGCGCCAGCAACGAACAACGAAGCGGAACGCAGTCTTCGCGGCGCGGCCATGGACCGTCGCACAGGTCGAACGAGCAAAACATCGAAGGGAGCCCGTCGCCGCAGCATTCTTACAAGCGTCCTGGAATCGCTGAATCTCCATCTGAAAACACCAACGCTCAGTTCCGTGGTGGCCGAGGTCATGACGTGGCAGCAGGATGGATTCAGTCTGTTTGATCGACTGAAACTTGAAGTCGGCCTGACCTCCGCGCCGCCCGGTCAGTCGCGACTGTCCAAACTCGTCCCCGCCAACTGAACACCACACCTCACGCTGCGCACCACGCGGAAATGGACAGCTACCCTTCAGTGTCAGTGTGATGTTTCACGCTGCTATGTGTGCTGAAATGTTTGAGCCGCGAAAGGATTCCTGCCATGCCTTTGTCCACCAGTTTTGTCGATCATTTCTCTGATGTTACGGATCCAAGGCGCGGTGAGCCGGTCTATCCGCTTCAAAATATTCTGTTCATTGCAGTCTGTGCTGTGATCAGTGGCGCGGATGATTTTGTCGCGATTGCGAAGTTTGGCAGAACGAAACGAGATTGGTTTGCGAAGTATCTCGATCTGTCCGCAGGGATTCCGTCGCACGATCGTTTCAACGCCATCCTCGCTCTGATTCGTCCTGCAGAATTTGAAAAGTGCTTACTGAATTGGATCACTTCTCTGCAGAAAATCAGTGACGGACAAATCATCGCGATCGATGGTAAGACACTCCGTCGCAGCTATGACAAAGCCAGTGGCAAGTCGGCCATCCACATGGTCAGTGCATGGGCCACAGCCAATCATATCAGTCTCGGGCAAGTCGTCGTCGATGCGAAGAGTAATGAGATTACGGCGATTCCCAAACTGCTGGAATTGATCGAGGTTTCCGGTGCTTTAGTGACGATTGACGCCATGGGTTGCCAAACGGAAATCGCGTCGAAGATTGTCGACGCAGAGGCGGACTATTGTCTTGCCGCGAAAGGCAATCAGCCCACGCTACACGCAGGTCTTGTCGCGTTCTTCGCCGACCATTTGGAAGATGACTTTGCACGCTGTCCGGTGCGACGATTTGAAACGAAAGAAAACACCGGCGGCCGCGAAGATTTGCGACAGTATCTGATCTGTCGTGCGCCGGAGGATCTTCCGGACGCACATCGCTGGAAGAACCTGAAGGCGATCGGGATCGCGATCAACAACACTCTCCGCGACGGCAAAATGTGCATCGGCATCCGCTATTACATTTTAAGCCGTTATGTCTCCGGCCGTCGTTTCGCCGAAGCTGTGCGGAGCCATTGGGGTGTCGAGAACAATTTGCATTGGCAACTGGACGTCACTTTCCAGGAAGATCAATCGAGGATCCGTAAAGGCCACGCAGACATGAACTTCAGCATCCTTCGCCGCACGGCGTTGAGTCTCCTGAAAAACGAATCCACAGCCAGGGTGGGGATCAAAAACAAAAGACTCAACGCTGCCTGGGATGAGACATACCTCGCGAAAGTCCTGTTCGGCAAATGACTTAGCGTGCAATCCCCCTGATGGGTCAGCTTGGTCGGGAAAGAGCGGCGATTGTTACTCCTCGGCACATCGATCTCAAGCTGCCCAGCGATCTACTTGGCTTGAACCCACTAACATTCAAGATTCCCAACGACCCGAATGACCCCAAGAAGCTGGCGTCGGCGCTATCACCTGCCTGCACTCAACTGAAATCACTATTCAACCAAATCGGGCCAAGATAGGCGTAGGCAATCATTGAAAATGAACAACGAAAACGAAATCGACCGTTTTGTCACTGCGACTGGCGAAAGTAGCAATATTGATGCGAAGGGACCAATGTCGTGGGACTCCGCAGTTGAGTCAGCATCGCTCGCAAAAGACATTGCATCATTTGCCAACTCAAAGGATGGCGGGGTACTTGTGATCGGCAAAAGCGAAACTGAATCAGGCGACTTTGAACTGACGGGCTTGACGGACGAGCAAGCCGAATCGTTCGAGACGACAAAAGTTGCCCGATGGGTCAATAATCGATTTGCTCCACCAATGAACATTGTTTGTCATCAGCATCGCCATGAGGACAGGCGTTTCGTCGTCATCACCATCGAGGAGTTTGAGGATATTCCTGTGCTTTGTACGAAGCAGTACCAAGACCCTGCGAATCCCAAGAAACACCTATTGCGTGAGCGAACGCTCTATGTTCGCAATGCAAACGCTGAGTCAGCGCCGCTTGAGTCGGTTGAAGAACTTCGGTTGCTGATTGGTCTGGCAACGTCGAAGCGTGCAAACGAGATGCTGACAACGTTCGAGGCGATGCTGAAGGGCCGACCGCTACTAAGCCAGCAATCCGACCTTGACCAGTTTGAAGATGAGTTGGCCAGTATCGAACAGGGGCTCGGGCAGTCGTATTCTGATCAAATTCAAGCCGGTGCTTGGAAGTTGGTTATTCGCCCTGTGAACTATGTCGCTGAACGCTGGGAACACGCCGATCAGCTAGAGTCAGTAGTCCGTGGTCGTGCGGTGCGACTGCGTGATGAATTTCCCGGCTCCTATCGTGGCACGCACATGAGAGAGTGGGGCATCTGCAACGACATGTATCGGGAAACGTGGTCTCTAGCTCGCTCAGGTCAGTT
This DNA window, taken from Fuerstiella marisgermanici, encodes the following:
- a CDS encoding GNAT family N-acetyltransferase — protein: MNSTDNKSFSSATSSDVTANIRLRNIEPNDLPLLYEFQLDPEANQLALTHPRSGEAFDEHWEGILCDSSVIVRAIEAGDILAGCISCFKCDGVDSIGYWIGKEFWGRGVATQALNLLLLEVPIRPLHARVAVSNVASIRVLEKCGFREIRRESSPATERYVECEEVVLKLRSTASRIS
- a CDS encoding SIR2 family protein, with the protein product MRQIPKELIAALNSGQCIAVIGSGPSNELRFPSWKTLAEETVALAKEASGDKFEEDLFARLFEKDDYPKIFKYAETLLDRNVILTHIQKRLDGHEALLRGSSQKGSAYSCLTSWPLKFYLTTNWDSEIIRHLEFDTEFCSVLSNSKPELTQLSVGMTKQIVHLHGTLDDGDSVVLTDDDYQCFKTEDSHRYFRETLVSLFRTFPILIVGHSMRDPDIQTILESAKKIAPSKRTIFMIAADVQKEDIDEYLSKYNIHIIPYSGNRNHRELQTLLKGIERFVIPRRQIAHLPLDPITEDEIDFASSLLFSNSLYDKSTDATILRRLIRPQILRTLDRSPTGCDEEEIRKKLIPNTLQALPTTASALPEILESLSESGLLSLDGESWKLTDDGKSELGNTKIQAKLQDEEVVSTLIAHLTANGFSTEDVSRVKTSLVSSIADVFRRRGVAAASFIFRDQAFEPVDMAELFEAITRSMSWIESFEARQTVVDFAIDLFTKPTEAQRSFLARLSQGFFAVHIFGSAQFASQPRTDLLSQSSWLLDSNVLIYLFAVGSPISRLSQEICNKSKQLGITLTTTEALIEESLKGLSWATDMCEGLTAEEEMEFMLQVFNGATYRQNPYIEGFVGLSRKQTLRRFSEYRRFLSLDTLDKAVKRVQEVGVEIVSVEDDVSDDAELSISEVAKKIEEERARRGTGRGGEKQAFVEAEVLCLLAEERGGKVSDFEGLAPAYFVSSSQLLDQMYGGEYGVLTWKPEMLFRHLSLLCPDSKDDATIVEAMATEYSELGISLIDEDAFRSYFEPLISTSRLSYQREKASFISAVEGEAKRSVEELDEEFQSVSDLAKPLFVSQMFWREQTSEKTQLRRELKRALERKEALDTKLKKEEADWEEKRKKTIEHYENRIRNLTDPKRRRHVERKSKNRQKRRRK
- a CDS encoding helix-turn-helix domain-containing protein, giving the protein MATVGERIKERRDELDWTQDDLATKANISKSFLSDLENGKRNVGADKLLDIARALSLSLDYLMTGKDAKKKATREPEKEVQIPKALAEFAGDEGISFRQAIALLEMQNQIIAHRSSTKKGHLDKVDWQKFYEAVKEFL
- a CDS encoding adenylate/guanylate cyclase domain-containing protein, coding for MAWNEKRSKERVKKNDFSDLDLNVKDLARSMDFTKLGKKDVRRAEGVHLYVDVPNFHRAVDDAGNDKQKQRKLVRASSVLRRIQGSLMSDDDVGDIQRQTVRAHGLVFKPYNGKDEPKDAERAKQAVIHAITQNTYVLDVFNSVFSDVRDFSSAAGLASGTSYVCNIGKNGKRELISLGTCANLSAKIIGGRDSITITAEMYDVLPKCLQDEFVKDKEVSDVQTYRATGIRWGRNSDLADELGVDWDEGKWKKETKKHRDNLPLDKITISEATTLIDLTKLTERNCKRTEAVTFYADLDGFTRYVQEAETDEKVISLIRQFHMIRSEFHSVVESDYDGLPLQHRGDCILGIMHLPSGAGKHKGRCNDAVDMAIGLQSSMEHVLNDHLTDREEIHVAIGMDVGKVIVSRLGKQGERITICFGPEVTEAERLQVISKAEQIRIASDIFDELDDEDVTEEFTKRGSAFVATNLTRPKLDEKKEEKAAEAGSLGACVNEGLVRVTTKATAPAARPWHDSKPWRSE
- a CDS encoding SEC-C metal-binding domain-containing protein encodes the protein MCWHKANPDRWNQEQAIASQLLDNFEAEITSSETAIIRGSFDVCSENGHLYESVKLRIEYPAAFPLRNQPPSVYLESHRDRWKNSGDSHIEGDWRLCLFVPGESGIEFADASSLNDLFAVIQTFLFKQHIFQKRLAKSFLTGEGAKWLGEDRSHGEEGIREAIRAKGGVGRNESCPCGSGKKYKHCHLRKFQR
- a CDS encoding TIR domain-containing protein; translation: MKMIERFEGDEGKRRLIGELRNQTIAFGSDNLASALAEVAELKELKIGDVLIEQGDEDTEVHFVIAGSFAIKANGRQVAERHAGTHVGEMALIDTKSARSATVVASTKSVVATVSEPDFSNAANDHPDLWRRISVELCDRLRNRNRLIRPPNEVPNVFICSSSENLIYAEAIQLGLEHHASDVTVWKDQVFGASKQTMEDLERELHLADFGIAILMDEDVVQARNESKAAPRDNVVFELGLLMGQLGGLRDIG
- a CDS encoding IS66 family transposase, with amino-acid sequence MDTDVSQIIAVEVKQLVLSLQREVAELRDENRRLRDRIEELEGKNPTERLDEAFSVTAEERRRAETGRRKGRKKQSSARRGRRTTEQKADNAERRELILPEGYNVAECRFVRERFVWRVINGQAVQVVYEIYHGPNGEKSEIPGVWPRSEFGIEVHIALARIVTITGLSIDKTCALIEFFWNLPLGKSQADALLNQLARRWEQEFESLCDLMAFSAIVHADETSWSINSVWAFLSEKARVLIFGCRKDGDTLAQILSKELFGGVLVSDDAAVYRGFSHAQKCWAHLLRKAIRLTLLKPDNEEYQRLLDGLLEIFYAAKRHAADGRLGDAGRAAKVDELDNTLAALLVRYCAEDSDVRAADFGKDFDNLVSELIRLMTEEELFCFVTSPAAPATNNEAERSLRGAAMDRRTGRTSKTSKGARRRSILTSVLESLNLHLKTPTLSSVVAEVMTWQQDGFSLFDRLKLEVGLTSAPPGQSRLSKLVPAN